From the Syntrophorhabdaceae bacterium genome, the window CATTGTACCAGAAGGGTATAAGGAGGATGACGAAGAAGATAACGATGCCTGTTATGACCTTTCCCTTATCGAACATCGTTCTCTCCGTCCCCGGCTTCCAACGGCTCGCCCCGGAGGTTTGTCGTTCGTTCCTGCTCCCCTGCCATGACAAGGGCGTTCCCGAGAAGCTCGTGGACGCCGCATACGCCGACGCCGGGGACCCAGTATTCAAGGAGCGGCGGCAGGGCGGCCTTGTCGATGGCGCAGATGCAGGCGAGCATATTGACGCCGTATCTCTCTTTGACGTATTTGACCGCGTTGGCCCTTGGCAGCCCGCCCCGGAGCCTCATCTCGATATTTTCGTCAGCGCCGAGACCGGCGCCGCTCCCGCAGCAGAAGGTCTTTTCCCTGATCGTGTTCTCAGGCATCTCGTAAAAATGATTGCAGACCTGCCTGATGATATACCTGGGTTCCTCGAGGAGACCCATGCCTCTCGCGGGGTTGCACGAATCATGGAAGGTGATCTTCCATTGATCGTTGCGGGATCTATCGAGTCTGAGCTTGTTGTGGTAGAGGAGGTCAGCGGTGAATTCAGTGATATGGACCATCTTTGTTGACCGCGCATTTTCGAACCGCGTCCCTGTTGCAGGCGACACAGGTTCTTCGAGAAAATCCGCGGGGCCGTTGAAGGTATCCATATACTGATGGAGGGTCCTCCACATGTGACCACACTCCCCTCCGAGGACCCACTTCACCTTCAATCGTTTTGCCTCGGCGTATATCTTCGCGTTGAGCCTTTTTGCAAGCTCCATCGAATGGAAGAGCCCGAAGTTGCCCCCTTCGGACGCATAGGTGCTCCAGGTGTAGTCAAGGCCGATCTCGTGGAAAAGCATCAGGTAACCGAGGAACGTGAACCAGTGGGGGCTTGCGAAGTAATCCGCCGACGGCGCGACAAAGAGGATCTCGGCGCCCTTCCTGTTAATGGGCGCGTCTATCGCGATCCCCGTGAGATCTTTCAGTTCGTCTAAGGCAAACCCCAGGGTTTCCTGAAAGGCATGCGGCGGCACGCCGAGGTGGTTGCCTGTTCTGAAGCAGTTCGACGCGGGCTCGACGACCCACTGGATGTTGCAGCCTACAAGGTTCAGGAGTTCCCTTCCCATCATCGTGATCTCGCAGGTATCGATGCCGTAAGGGCAATAGACGGAGCATCGCCTGCACTCGGTGCACTGGTAGAAATAGTAGAACCATTCTTTCAGCACATCTTCCGTAAGGTCACGGGCGCCGGCGAATCTGCCGAAGATCCTTCCTTCCGGTGTGAAGTACCTCCTGTATACCGAACGCAGCAGTTCCGCCCGCAATACCGGCATGTTCTTCGGGTCGCCTGAACCGATAAAAAAGTGACATTTGTCCGCGCAGGCGCCGCAGCGCACACAGATGTCGAGAAAAAGGCGGAACGAGCGATGCCGCTTGATGAGCCGCTCCATACCCTCCAGGATGGTCTCCTTCCAGTCGGGGGGCAGCTTCCAGTCCGCATCAGCGGGCTGCCATTCTCTCTGGTTGGGAAGACCGAGGTATTTTTGATGCTTCAGCGGGGCGCCGTAGCAGTAGGTCCCTTTCCTGAATTCGACAGCGGGATTCATCCAGTCGCCTGTCGCAGGTGTCAGGCTTACCTCGAACATCTCATCAGGTTTCTTCAGATTTTCCTCAGCCACAATTACTCCGTATTAAACTCACGAAGGACGACCACTCCCACGCCATGGCGTGGTTGTTGGGATGAAGGACGCATTTGCGTCCCTCGTCTTTCGTCCCTCGTACCTCATTCATTTTTCTCGACCGGTATTCCGGCCTCCTTCATCGCTGTCCTGAATTCATCCTCATATTCTTCGTAGGTGTGTACCTTCACGGGGTAATCCCAGGGATTGACATGCCGCACCAT encodes:
- a CDS encoding (Fe-S)-binding protein, producing MAEENLKKPDEMFEVSLTPATGDWMNPAVEFRKGTYCYGAPLKHQKYLGLPNQREWQPADADWKLPPDWKETILEGMERLIKRHRSFRLFLDICVRCGACADKCHFFIGSGDPKNMPVLRAELLRSVYRRYFTPEGRIFGRFAGARDLTEDVLKEWFYYFYQCTECRRCSVYCPYGIDTCEITMMGRELLNLVGCNIQWVVEPASNCFRTGNHLGVPPHAFQETLGFALDELKDLTGIAIDAPINRKGAEILFVAPSADYFASPHWFTFLGYLMLFHEIGLDYTWSTYASEGGNFGLFHSMELAKRLNAKIYAEAKRLKVKWVLGGECGHMWRTLHQYMDTFNGPADFLEEPVSPATGTRFENARSTKMVHITEFTADLLYHNKLRLDRSRNDQWKITFHDSCNPARGMGLLEEPRYIIRQVCNHFYEMPENTIREKTFCCGSGAGLGADENIEMRLRGGLPRANAVKYVKERYGVNMLACICAIDKAALPPLLEYWVPGVGVCGVHELLGNALVMAGEQERTTNLRGEPLEAGDGENDVR